TCATTGTTCTCCTAAGCCAACTCTAAGTCTTCATACATTTTTTATCACAAACATTTCACCTATAATCATGTTACATataccactttttttttaacttgtttGAATCTAGctagtaattaataaaatgtgCACAATTTGAATTTTCTACCACAAGCTTGAAAGCATATATAGTCTCTTCTTTGTGCAAACAATTGAAAAAGAGAAACATGGGTTTGAAATCGAATGTAAAAGACATTAAACTTCGTTTGTTAAGAATATTTCATGTTTCAACTGAGTCTAGTCACATGTTTCTAAAAAGACATCCAATATTTTCATGTATTTCATTGGTATtgttaatcatatatatattccTTTCATACATTTACATAATATTGGCTTATATGTCACCTTTTCTTTTATGCGGTGCAATTTTTTTGAGAATCTTTTGGAGTTCTGAGAAAACTGAACTAAGATAtgtgaaaatagaagagaaaaaagaagagcAACCAAAAAAAGTTGAACCAAAAGTTCCACCACCAAATATACCATGGCCAAACAATATTGCAAGACATGAACAAATTCTTTTTAAGTATCCGTCGCAAAATGCAACAAGTAGAAGGAGAAATTTTAGAGATAGGAAATGGGATGTGTATGGTGGATTAGAAGAAAAAGCTAAAGATTTATCAGAAGTGTTTCAAAATGAGTACACTAATAGAAGAAACATTGAACCTTTCAAGAAGGGAGAGAGTTCTGTGTATTATGGTTTATCATCTGGTAGAAGATCTCATCTAGCTCCTAAGAGACAACCATTAAGGTCTGAGCCTTCAATGGTTGATCTTGTAGAATGTCCCGATACAGAAATTGAGATAGAAAAGATGGAGGACGACGACGAAGAAGATGCAAAAGATGATGTGAAAAATGCTATTGAATGGACAGAAAATGATCAGAAGAATTTGATGGATGTTGGAAATTCTGAGATGGAGAGAAATAGAAGGTTGGAGAATCTTATAGCTAgaaggagagaaagaaaattgtCGAAGTTGCAAATTGAGAATGgtttacttgataaaaaaacaaagacaCCAAGTTTAATGAAACCATTACATATTACAAGAGAAAATTGTGATATTGATGATTTTGATATGCCTGGTTCTGCTCCTTCTGTTATGCCAAGAAGTCCTTATGATATTCCTTATGAACCTTTTGAGGAGAAACCAAATCTTAGAGGTGATGGATTTTTTCAAGAGTTTCGAAAGGACGTGCCTTTTTGTAGGAATGGAGGTTTTATAAATTTGTCATCAGAAATGAAACAAGAACATGGAAATAGAGAGGGTTATTCATTTCTTGGGAGAAAAGTTTCAGATAGACATGATTACTCAAGATCTAGAAGACATCCAGGTGAAAATTAGtttctttttgtactttttcttCTTGTCTCTTACTCTCACACTaaagtttaaaaaatgattttgtgcAAAAAAAACCTTATTATTGTTGAGTATGACTCATATTCATTGATAAGCGCGAATAGACGACGTAGCATTGGAGATAGTGTAGTTGAAAGTGAAACAAGCATAGAAAGTGGCCAATTCCTTTGTTTGGTTACAACTAGGCCCccgaaaattaatttttatttcaattatttgaCTATTCATGCAGTTTATTTTCGACAGTCTAAGCCACTAGAATGGTTTGCTTGATAGTTTCGAATGTTGTGACCGTCGAAACCTTGACCTTTTAAATTACCACCTTTTTGTGCCAAATGTTTCCAAGCAACATGGCCGCCAAAAACTCTTCAAGATTTTCTCTTGTCACTTTGGCGGCCATGTTCGGCAGAAATTTTGCAAGAAAGAAGCATTTTTCTTTTAGTGTCCCTTGCGgtactgcttatgaattgtttaGTGGACCTTTGTATTTTGTAACCCTACACATTGTATAATAGAAAACTACAATAGTCACTTTGTTTTCGGAGTGGCATACACAATTTGCCGAAAATTTAGAGTTGGATTTGTTATTCTAACAATAAGATTGTTTGTATTTTACTCATGCAGATAAAGGAAATCATGACTGGCTAATTGACCAGTTGATGTACAATGAAGGGGCTGAAATTGGAATTCAAGAACCAAAATCACTAAGCAAGAGAGATGAAATAACACATGAAGAGCATGGAAAATGTAAAACTGATATAGATGACataaaaagtaataaatttGAGACTGGTCATGATACAAAATCCATGTCAGATCAAACAA
This portion of the Trifolium pratense cultivar HEN17-A07 linkage group LG3, ARS_RC_1.1, whole genome shotgun sequence genome encodes:
- the LOC123915133 gene encoding uncharacterized protein LOC123915133; the encoded protein is MGLKSNVKDIKLRLLRIFHVSTESSHMFLKRHPIFSCISLVLLIIYIFLSYIYIILAYMSPFLLCGAIFLRIFWSSEKTELRYVKIEEKKEEQPKKVEPKVPPPNIPWPNNIARHEQILFKYPSQNATSRRRNFRDRKWDVYGGLEEKAKDLSEVFQNEYTNRRNIEPFKKGESSVYYGLSSGRRSHLAPKRQPLRSEPSMVDLVECPDTEIEIEKMEDDDEEDAKDDVKNAIEWTENDQKNLMDVGNSEMERNRRLENLIARRRERKLSKLQIENGLLDKKTKTPSLMKPLHITRENCDIDDFDMPGSAPSVMPRSPYDIPYEPFEEKPNLRGDGFFQEFRKDVPFCRNGGFINLSSEMKQEHGNREGYSFLGRKVSDRHDYSRSRRPHADKGNHDWLIDQLMYNEGAEIGIQEPKSLSKRDEITHEEHGKCKTDIDDIKSNKFETGHDTKSMSDQTSKSTLTVPNISNVETNSVSPIPGSRMASRFSKSHERLFNIPNSSTNTTNINESMYENIPSPIDKRQEAMFLADRRLCHTPTYSIASDLQVEVSEVGSPTSTVDENGESNSSSDRDSAIYDGDIDRDINSGDEDLWGASCHGGGGVKAREEEDNNGEDVNNNSKDIVSPICLRPIDEDDAADVSSYSSRDEGPDDTPTCCVVKTDHNVFGNYMKYSIGKYEVPQSSHSSNETSPQNQLIGSSMDHLPDETHQGTQQERNNQSENSTNEAHVIDDVSNSTTIEQGNTQNLTSNEDPGRSTPVVRQESVDEVSNESISSSPRSVLPDKTISDEVLSPTFNQPMDIGSSQQSNMEDMTQDTLNHDEHEHDTMPQNIQPLVNDITDESHNVDFNQRMDIGSPQQSNIDDMPQETSNRGEHEHDTMPQNIQPLDDDITHESHNVDFNYSQV